The sequence GGTAGAGATTGATAGTGTAGAAACGGTTAAAAGAGTAGATAAAGAAACAAGAAACTGGGTCTACAGCAAGTATGGAAAATGTAAGGGAGAAAAATAAAATGGGAAAACTTATAGTTATAGAAGGAACAGACTCTAGTGGAAAGGAAACACAGACAAAAAAACTTTTTGAAAGACTCCTAAATGAAAAATATAATATAAAAAAAATATCTTTTCCAAATTATGACAGCCCTGCATGTGAACCTGTAAAAATGTATCTGGCAGGGAAATTTGGAGAAGATCCAATGAAAGTGAATCCTTATCCTATATCAATGATGTATGCAATTGACAGATATGCTTCGTATAAAATGGATTGGGAAAAATTCTATCAAGAAGATGGAATAATAGTAACAGACAGATATGTCACTTCTAATATGGTACATCAGGCCTCTAAAATAATAGATGAAGCAGAAAAAAATATATATTTAAATTGGTTGGATGAATTGGAATATGATAAAATGGATATTCCAAGACCAGATCTTATAATATTTTTAAATATGCCTACAGAAATGGCAATAAAGCTTATGAAAGAAAGAAATAATAAAATAACTGGTGAACAGAGAAAAGATATTCATGAAAGAGATGCAGTTTATTTGGAAAAATCTCATACAAATGCTTGCAATATTGCTAAAAAGTATGGATGGAAAGAGATAAAATGTACAGATGGAGAGAAACTTAAAACTATAGATGAAATAGGAGAAGAGATATATAAATTAGTCAGAAATATCATCTGATAGATGGAGGAAAGAATGAACATATTAATAGCTATTCTGGTTTTGGGAATAATAATATTTATACATGAACTTGGACATTTTCTTACAGCTAAATTTTTTAAAATGCCTGTAAGTGAATTTTCAATTGGAATGGGTCCGCAAGTGTACTCATATGAAACAATAAAAACAACATATTCTTTTAGAGCTATTCCCCTTGGAGGATTTGTAAATATAGAAGGAATGGAAGTAGGAAGTAAAGTTGAAGATGGTTTTAATAGTAAATCACCTTTAGCTAGATTTATAGTACTTTTTGCAGGAGTATTTATGAACTTTCTTCTTGCATTTCTATTGATTTTTTCTATGATTTATTCTCATGGAAAATATATTCAAAATAAAGAAGCTGTAATAGGAAGTGTACTCCCTGAAAGCAAAGGAAGTAAGGTTATTTTTCCAAAAGATAAGATTTTAAAAATAAATGGAATAGAAATAAAGGAATGGAATGATATAGGAAGGGTACTTACAGAAAAAGACCCTAAACTTCCTATACAAGTGGAATTAGAAAGAGATGGTAAGTTAGAAAATATAGATCTTGAGCTTACAGAAGATCCAGAAACAAAAAGATATATTGTAGGAATACTTCCTGAGTATACCATAGAAAAATATGGAGCTGGAGAAGCAGCAAAAGCAAGTTTTTTAAGTTT comes from Fusobacterium sp. and encodes:
- a CDS encoding thymidylate kinase → MGKLIVIEGTDSSGKETQTKKLFERLLNEKYNIKKISFPNYDSPACEPVKMYLAGKFGEDPMKVNPYPISMMYAIDRYASYKMDWEKFYQEDGIIVTDRYVTSNMVHQASKIIDEAEKNIYLNWLDELEYDKMDIPRPDLIIFLNMPTEMAIKLMKERNNKITGEQRKDIHERDAVYLEKSHTNACNIAKKYGWKEIKCTDGEKLKTIDEIGEEIYKLVRNII
- a CDS encoding M50 family metallopeptidase; translated protein: MNILIAILVLGIIIFIHELGHFLTAKFFKMPVSEFSIGMGPQVYSYETIKTTYSFRAIPLGGFVNIEGMEVGSKVEDGFNSKSPLARFIVLFAGVFMNFLLAFLLIFSMIYSHGKYIQNKEAVIGSVLPESKGSKVIFPKDKILKINGIEIKEWNDIGRVLTEKDPKLPIQVELERDGKLENIDLELTEDPETKRYIVGILPEYTIEKYGAGEAAKASFLSFKKIFSDTLGGLKLIVSGKVKSEEISGPIGIIKVVGDASKEGVGILIWLTALLSVNVGILNLMPLPALDGGRILFVILELIGVKVNKKFEERLHTAGMLILFAFIFYITANDIFNLTR